Genomic DNA from Desulfonema ishimotonii:
GCGCATCGAAATGATCGGCAGCGTAGTCCATATCATCCGTCGCCGCCGCCCTGGACTGCCTGCGGTAATGGTCCACGATCTTGTGCTTCAGAATGGCGATCAGCCAGGTGCGCACCGATGACCGGCCCCTGAATTTTCTGTGCGACCGGAGGGCCGCCATGAAGGTTTCCTGAACCAGATCTTCGGCCACCTCCGGTTTTCTGATTCTTGAAAGGGCAAAACGGTAAAGGGTGTCGCCGTAGTGATCCACCCAGAATTCAGGGGTATCGGGCCGGACATCGGAACCGGACACTTTTTTCTCCATTGTCAGAACCTTTCCGGTGGGCGCGTTTATCTTATGGGAAGTATTGATAATATGACCTACACCAATATCCCCTATTCGTCAAACGGTATTGTCAGCTCGTACACCCCTTCGCTCAGGCTCGCCTTGACAGGGGGGCCGCCCTTTTCAAAAACCTTCAGCATCTTCCGGTTTGACGGAAGCACCGAGGCGGTGAAACCTTTCAGGCCCCGCTCTCTGGCCAGCCGGATCAGCATCTGGTAGAGATAGGTGGCAATGCCCAGCCCCTGATAGGTCTCATCCACCACAAACGCCACCTCGGCGTAGGGCCGCCGGGGTTCCCGGACATACCGGCCCTCTGCAATAATCCGCCCCGGATCGGGATCATCCGCCAGTCCCACAACAGAGAGGCTCTGACAGTAGTCGATGTTGACATAGGACTGCATTTTGGCGTGGGGCATGATCTGGATGGGGGCAAAATACCGGTAATAGACTGATTCATCCGAAAACCGGTAAAACAGGTGGCGCATCTCCTCCTCGTCCGACGGCCTGATGGCCCGGAACTGTATCTCCGTATTGTTTTTAAAGGTGTGCCGGGTGCTGATTTCCGCCGGATAGAGGTGGGCCGATTCCGCCAGCCAGATCTGGTCCGGGTAGATGATGTTTTGGGCTTTGGCCTGCCGGACCAGCGCCTCCCGGTCACCGGGATGGGCGATATCAATCAGGGCCTGTGCCCGCTCCCGGACCGTCCGGCCTTCGAGCCAGGCGACTCCGTATTCGGTGACCACCATGTCCACCGACTCTTTCAGGGTGAACTGGTTTTGCAGCTGCTCCACGGATATGAGGATATTGGGCTCCTGCTTCAGGTTCCGGCTGGGCAGCGCAAACAGGGTGATGCCCCCGGGTGACATTTCCGCGCCGTTGAAGAAATCCGTGGCCTCGGCCGGGTTGGTTCCCACACTCGCCTTTCCCACATGGAGGGCGATCCGGCCGGAAAGATCCGCCTTCCGGGCAGGCAGCACGGTGACAAAGCGGCAGTTCTTGGCGATTTCAAAGGGATCGAACACCTTGTCCACCCCCTGGAATTCGACCAGGGGGTTCCGGTCCAGCCACTTAAGCAGTTCCGGTGTGCCCAGGGCGTAGGATGTCACCGATTTGCCCCGCCAGTTGCCCTTGTACCGGTTCGACACAGCCCCGCTCTTCACCAGCTCCATCAGGGCGTCGGTGAAAATGGCCGTATGAATCCCCAGGTGACGCTTGTGGGCCAGATGGCGCGGCAGGGCGTCAAACAGGGGACCGATGGAAAAGGCGAGACAACTGCCGTCCTCGATCACGGATGCCACATTGGCGGCCACCCGGTCAAAGATATCATCCACGGGCCAGCGTTTGAAGTAAATGGGGGGTTCGGTGGCCTGAACCAGCAGGTCGAACTCTGAGACCGGCACAAAGGTGTCGCCGAAGGTCCGGGGAATTTCAGGGTTAATCTCTCCCACCACAATCGACGCCTGCTCCATCGCCTCCAGGGCCACATCAATGGCAACCCCCAGGCTGCAATACCCGTCCTCATCCGGGGGCGTGATCTGAATAAAGGCCGCCTCAATGGGAATCCGACGGGAACCGATGAGTTCGGGAATGCGGACAAACCGGCTCGGAATCAGGTCCACCTGTCCTGAATTGATGGCCTCGCTGGCAACCCACCCGGAAAAAAAGGTTTTGAGGCGGTATTTCTGGGGGCGCAGGGCCTCCAGCGAGATGGCGTCCCCGAAGCTGAAAAGCTGAACCAGCACCAGATCTCTCAGGTTCCCGGCATCGGAGTTCATCAGGGTTCGGACCAGTGTCCTCGGCTCGGCCACGCCGGTTCCGATAAAGATGTTCATGCCGGGGCGGATTTTTTTTATCACCTCATCCGGCGACACCAGACGTTCCTTCCAGTCTCTCCCGGCATCTTCTGTGTCTGACTGCCGCGTAACTGTTTTGCATATGTTCATCGTCACCTCGTTTTCATGTGGGGATTATCAGAGAATGCCACGTCTGTTGACGGATTTAAAAAGACGGATGTGTATCGGTGCGTCCATTTTGAAAATTGTGGTTTCTCTGAAACCGCCTCATGCCTGAGAAAGCAGGCATCCCGTCAGAACGACTATGGTCGCGGGAATGACGGGCGGAATAAAGACGCCGGTTTTCAAAGTGGACACAGTATTTGAATCAGCAATCCCGAAGTTCGGATCGTTCTCTGAAATATAAGACATTTTTTGCTCTGACACCACGTCATGCCAGAGTATGCAAGCATCTCATCAGAATGGTTATGGATTCCCGCTTCCGCAGGAATGACGGGCGGAATAAAAACACCGGTTTTAGCAGAAAAAACAATATCAGGTGCTGTGTTCTCAGCCGCAGCCGGGGGAACGTGATATTTTTAAAAAAAACAGGTCAGCCAGAGATAAACGCCGTTGCCCGGTGCTGTGGAAAAATCCGTGCCGGGAATCCGGAATCCGCCGTATTCCGTATCCGGTCCGCCGTAACAGATATTCCCCCCAGGATGGCCTCCGTATTTTCGGTCACGCTCCACACACACCGGGGCTGAAGCACGCCGGAGGGATCCCGGAAGTTGGTGATGGCGGTCAGATAGAAATTAAACAGCGGGTGAAGTTCCACGTTGAACTGTCCGGCCAGATAGAGCTTTCCCAGCGCGAATATCTCGCCCCGTTCCAGGGCCGCCGTCAGGTCCGGGTCGGAAAGGGCATCTGCGTACGCATCCTCTCCCAGTCCGTTGTAGTACAGTTCGGCAACCCCGTAAAAGTTTTTCTGCCACCAGATCCATGAATAGTCCAGATTGGCGACAAAGGCCGCATACCCGGTCCGGTCGCTTTCCGCCGGCAGAAAGGTCCACACCGCATCCGCCCGCCAGGCCGCATTGCCGATATATCCGGCACTGCCCAGACCGATCACATAATTTTCGTAATTCCGGCCGACGGCAATGTCAAATTCGGTGGTGCCCCCGGAGAAACGGAGCTTGCCTGCCAGTGCCGAGCTGTCCCATTCCACATCACTGTTTTCCGGGTTTCGCCGGGGGATATAGAGAAACTGGAAGCTGCCGACCGAGTCCACGCTGAACTGCGCTGTCACCATATCATCGCCGACCTTATAATCGCGGACGATATCCGTGGGCGAAAAGGGGTTGAAAAGGTCCATCGGGTTGAAGAGCATCCCGTTCCCCCAGGTCAGGGCCTGTCTGCCGATACGGATATTCCCCCATTCCGGGTTCAGGGTCAGGGAAAGTCGGTCTAGGCGATGGTAAAGGGCGTAGCTGTCACTTTCATCAATCACGCCGGTCAGATCCATGAAACGGCGGTCATCATTTATGGGGCGGACCCCGGTCAGTTGAAGTTCCCCGGTCAGCATGCCATCTGAAAGGGCAGCCAGTTCCCTCCCTTTCCGGCGGGTGTCCCCCCCGGCCAGAACCGCCTCATAGTGGGTTTCGAGAACGCCCCACTGGCCGAGGAATAATTTGTTTTTCAGCCGGAATTCGCCCGATGCGTCATAATATGCCCCGGTTCCCACCGGCTGATACAGGGAATCCTCCGCCTGCCAAGTGACGTTCCCCCGGAACCGGAGATGCCCGCCCCATTCGGGCGAAAGGGCGGTATACAGATTTTCTGCGGCCCCGCTCTCCGACGGCAGAAAACAAAACATGCCCACCCACCACAGTATAAAACAGAGCAGGAATCGCCTGTTTTTCCCGCAGCCGCATTGAAATAACGGCTTTGCATAGCCGGAATTCAAGTCTCAATCCTCTCAGATGCGGGATTGTATCCCGCACATCCGCCGCAGGAATCCGGTCCTGTGCTGATAAAAAGGCATCTGCTTCCAGGCAGATAGCTCCGATGCCACATTTCATCTTTGACAATCGGAATATAACAGGTGGTCATCCGTACATGCCTTTCGGGTTGTATTACAATAAGGGGGTGGCGTCATCAGACACAGGCGTATTCTGAGGAATAATACATTTTCATTTTTCTTTCAATATTCTTGCGCTCCGCACCTCCGAAACCAAATATTACGCCCGTATCCGTAAAAGAGACTGACCCGCCTTCAAACTTTAACAATCTGTTATTTAATTGTATTTTTCTTTTTTAAAGGGTGGTGCTAAAACAGACGGAATTTTTTTTAAAAAAAATAAAAAAAAGAGTTGCTATTTAAAAAAAGTACGTGTAGTATATCCTCATTCATTAAGGGCCTGTCCTTGAGTGGCAGGCCGGTTTCTTTCTGAGGCAGTACCATTTGTCAAAGTGGCGACCTGAAGTCTGGAACTATGAGAATATTTTTTTTGTTTTTGAAAGGAGATTGGCACAATGGCTAATGGCACTGTAAAATGGTTTAATAGCAGCAAAGGGTTTGGTTTCATCGAGCAAGAAGATGGTGGACCTGATGTATTCGTTCATCATTCCGCGATCAATTCAAACGGCTTCAGGTCACTTGATGAAGGCGACCGCGTAACATTTGAAATAGAGCAAGGCCCCAAGGGTCCTGCTGCGGTAAACGTCACCGTCGTGTAGTTTGCCGACTATAGAGGTTTGAAAAGCATTTTCCTGAATTCAGGAAAATGCTTTTTTATTTTCAGATGAGTACATCACACCTTCTTTCCTCCTTCTGACAGGGCAGTCCGGGATATCTGACGATTTTGTTAGCAGGGACAACAGTCATCGCCCTGCCGTTCGATTCTCTCCTGTATGACACTTGGAAACCAGACAGAAATAAATCTCCAAAAATCTTAGCCCGATCAATACCATTGATGCGGATTTTGTGATGGCCTGTTTCTGACGCTCTGATTAAGACCGGATTCAGCGCATCCCACAGGAAGATAAGGTTTGTATCTGAGGAAATTATTTCGCTTCAATGTCTTACAGTCCGGGGAGGCATTGATACTTTGAAAAAAAATCAGATCTGTGTCAGGTCAGCATGGAAAATTTTGCGGCATTTTCTGCAAATCAGTTCGGCACTTTCCGGCCTGTTCTGTGAATTCGGACGAAGCGATCCCGGACCACTGATCGCAAGCACCCGTATATCCGAACTGCCGCAGTGGCATGTCCACCAAGGTGTTGTATTATGCGGAAGGCCATAGGGGGCAATTGACTCTGCAACATTCATGACCGGCGATACGTCGGCGTTGTACATTGCAGCACCATTATCGAGAAATTTTGAAATTTCAGAGACCGCCTGTTCTGTGTCGCTCAGATCATGCTCCCAGATTCGGAACACTTTCCAGTCCAGGGAAACCAGCTCGTCCTCCACAGCCATGTCTCTCAGCACATTTGTTCTGAGCTTGTTTTTCCAGAATTCCTGCCGGGTTTTCGGCGCTGAATAGTGCAGCGGACAGCCGTGCCAGAAACATCCGTCCACAAAAACGGCCAGACGGGCCTTGGGGAATACAAGGTCCGGGCGGCCCGGTAACGGATAGCTGAGCCGGTATCTGAAGCCTGCTGCCCAGAGCGCCTTTCGCAATTTTATTTCGGGTTTTGTGTCGCGGCCCCGGATTCGGGCCATGTTCTCGGAGCGGGTCAGTTTTCGTTTTCGGGGCATATTGGTTTGCCTTATTTCAAACGGCTGCGGACAAATTCAACACGGTCAACACCAACTCTTGTTGCTTCTGCACCTGCTGCTGCACTGAGCGAGAGAGCGTGTTCCAAACGGAGTTGTGCAATTGGACTCAGCTCCAGTTGGAATTCCGGTTTTTTCATTGGGTCTTCAGGAATACGCAGAAAAGCAACCAGTTTATTTTCTGCATTTATTTCAGGGTTTGGAATATATAAACTCTGATAAGGCTTTAATTTTACTTTTAGGATTACAGTTTTTTCATTATGATTCAAAATGATATATGGTTCTGTTCGATTTTTTTGGATTAACCGATTTTCAGCCACTATATCCGCTGTAAGAAAGCAATAAATGTAATTTATTTTATCTTCGGGACGTTCAGTATCACACGCAGGGGTTACGCAAATCAGATAAGAATCTTTTTTGGCACAGAGTACAGTTCCTTGGGATAATTTTTGAGGCACCTCCCGGCGCTGATGAAAAAGTGCATCCAACTTCAGTACCGCTTTCTTTGGATTGTTATTCGAAGAAATGAGATAGTTTAACAAACTAAGTTTTATTGATTTTTGTTCCTTCTTATCTTTATCTTTAAGATTTAAACCGGAAATTGTTGTAGGACATCCTGATTTCAACCATTCATTAAAACAGTTGGCGTTATTTGAAGTCCATTTGCATATATTATTTACAAGCTTGTTTCTATCGCCTGAGATGCAAGAGAATAGATTTTCACGAATTAACGATTCATCAAGATTTTCTGTTTTTGAAATCAACGCGGAACAATAAGCTTTTATAGTGTTTTCAGATAGAACCTGACTTGCAATTTTTTTAAGTTGCGCACGCCATTCGTCCAAAAGAATCCCGATAAAAGCATCACTTCGCTTTATAGGGCTGTCATCATCTGTTGCTTCGGCAATATACGCAGCATCAATATCAGAATCAATTCGTTCCAGAACCCTCGGAAGCAGTTCCCGGTGTTTATTGGTCATCTCCAAAAGTATTAGCTGGACAAATCCTCTATATTCTCTGGTCAGAGCTTTTATGGCCTCACCCAGCAAATCTTTGGGCTCAACAGTATAGTCATCACTATCTCCGTTCACTCCGTTCGGCTTTTTTCTTACGGCTATAACGAGATTTTTTATCCTGAACTCTGCTATTTCCCCCTTTTCTGTGTCTGCTTTTCCGACTGCTTCAGATGGGCCGGGTTTGATTTCCCCGTCAGAGTTTGCTTTGTCAACATCCTCAGATGAATCAGGTTTTTCATCAGACAATCTTTCTTTGATGCGCTCTTTGATTTCATGAACCCGTTGCTTATTTGTAAAAATACATATGAAACGAAGGCCACCTTTATTTACAAGCTCCTGCAATATGGAAAGTGTTTCTCTCCCCTTGTCCTTCCACACTAATTCCCAATCAAATACAACGATATCGGCACGACTCGCCAAATCAACAATAATTTTTTCATGGTGACTTTTCCGATATGCAATCCCCTGAAATATTATCCCTTCTCCCGTAACTGACTCCTTAAATCCAAGCAGTTGGGAGTTAGCAGCAGCGGATGGCATATCAGGAAATTTATCCTGTTCTGAAGAAGCTGCGTCGATATCTTCAGACGCTTCATCATCAATAAGGTCTGATTCGTCCGTTATTGTTTCTGAATCATATGCGGATACGCTATCATCAGACTGAAGAGATTCCGAAAATTCTCTGGTGCTATCTGAAACTTTTTTTTGCGGGTTATCTTCGGGCCAGTCATCATCAACAAACAAAACGCTCCGAATATAATCTTTGACAATATTTTCAGAAGTTTGCTGAAATTCATCTGTTACAGTTTCATGTTCATTCATATTCCAGTTTCTCCCATAACGACTTCATCCCGAAAGTGTATGCAAAAACACGCACCAGAAAGTGTACGAAACTCAGAATTATTGGTCGCCCATATTTTGTGACCGTAACGGGTCAGATTCGCCCTGGCTACATAAAGTCCCAATCCTCTTCCGCCTGGCTTGGTCGAAAAGAAGGATTTGAAGATTTCATCAAGTTGTGTTTCGTGAATTCCCGGTCCGTTATCACAGACTGTCACAATATTTTTTTTTACATCAAAAACGATTTCCGGGTTTTCCTTGTCTCTGAGCCAATAAATGGCATTATCTGCTAAATTGACAAAAATCGGCAAAATAACAGAAGGAACCTCGGTCATACGAAAGTTGAGAAAGGATTCTGTTGCAATAACCCGGATACCTATGGATGCAATTGGTCTTTCCAAAAAGGTTCTGACATAATTGAGAATACGTTGGCCGTCAATTTTGTCTTTTCTCCGGTAAGTCCCCCTGTAGAGAGGACTCATCAACTGATATTTCTGTTCCAGGTGCTGAAAGTTAACACCGATATCCTCTACTGTTTTTCGGGCGTTAGGCGCTCTCCGAACCATCTGCTTCAATCTTTGAAGCCCTGCTTTTATACCTTGATATAACCGGTTTAATTCATGATCAATAATTTCGACTGAAAGTCCCAACTGAACAAGTTCAAGATTTTTATCGACTTCTTCACGTAATTTTTCGATTTCTTCGATCTGAGCAGCCAGCAGCAGATCACGGGATGATCCGAATATGCTTTCAATGGCATTATCCATCCGGTATTTAGAATTTTCTATATTGGTGACAGCTTCAGCAGCGGATTTTTCAATTGCCTCAAGAATTTCAAGAGGACTTTCCGTAACTGAATCCAGCGCCTCTTCCAAGGACTTGGATGCGGTTTCCCGGAATAACGTATTTTTCACATGCTGAATCTGGTTTTGGGCAAAATCGCTTGATTGATTTTTCAGATTGAGGCAGTGTTCATTAGTCTGTCCTAAAAGATCTTTCCGGGTTTTTTCAACCCGTTTCAGCGCACTTCTGAAACCTTTTCGGAGTGTATTCCGGTAGGAGGCAATTCGGCGGGCTTCGCTAAAGCGTTCGTCAATAATTTTGCTGTATTTTTTTCTGGCCTCCGAGCACGATTTTGAAAAATCAGCAAGTGCCTTATCATAATCATAGACAGCACGCTTTAATTCCAAATCTTTTCCCAATGGCAAATCTTCGGGAATTTTCAGCTTTGCCTTGCTTTCCAGTTTAACAAGCTGTTCATTGAAATGGGCCAAAGCATTTTCCGGGCTATCCAGGTGCTCAAGCGTTTCCAGTTCATGAATGCCGATCTGAATTAATTCTTCTATTTTGATTTGTATATTTTTAAAAAATTCAAAATGATCGGAAATTGTTTTATATAGCACTTTCCGTCGTTCTTCAGCCCGCTTTTGTCCCTGTTCGATCAGAGCAGCTTTTTGCTTGATTTTTTCCTTTTTTTCTTGAAATTCCTCGGTTTGTGCAAAATATCTAAGTGCAATTGTAGAAAAAAAATCTATCAGGCCCCCTCTGAATTGCCGATATGCAGGATTGTTGAGCAATCCTTCACGGCCTGCCTTATCTTTGAGTTTCGAATTTCTTTCCCTACTGACAGTGATATACCCGAACATTCTCCGATAGCTAAAATGATAACGCCGAGCACTTTTGGAGCGCCTTTCTTCAAAACGCAACCAGTCATATTCAGGACGTCCGTAAGGAAGCACACGAAGTGAATCCCGATATATCATTATCCCGCCGAAACATTTCAATTTGTCATCTATAACTTTAAATTTTCCGGGTTCAAGAGTTGTTGCTTTTTTCTCTCCTTGAAAATACCAGATCCGAAGATGAAATGGACCGCTGCTCAGAGGTCGCTTAGGACGAGGGGTAGTAGAACGTATCAAATGTTTTTTATCATAAACCTCTAAAATTCCATTGTATTGACCCCATTCATCAAAGCGAACATCAATATGATGGTCATAAGAAAACAGATCGTCTGGAGTAAAAGCCTCCCATTCTTCAAAGACACTCATCAAAGCTTTTGCGTCTGAATCCCATCGCCGCACATCCGCCTTAAATGGAAAAATTTCTTCAGATGGTTTATCAAAACTGTTTTGAAAATTATTTAATAATTGAACAAGTTCAGTATTGGGTTCTTCATCGCCTTGGTCACGGGCCGGTCGCTTTACGTAATCAGGAATATCCTCTTTAATATTCTGGATATAAAAAAGTGTGCCGCTTTCACGCCGATGCAAACCGGAACGCCTGATGCCCGGCATATCTGCCCTGAAACTGTCAAGCTGCTTCATAATCAGGTCAAATAATTCCCGGCTCTCTTTTCCCTTCCAGACAGGATCATCCCGCATTTTCAAAAGCGGCGCACGGAATTTGTCCACCAGCCCATTAATAAAATCAGTGTCGAATTCATCAAAATCTGAAAAAATTGTTACTGGAACTTCAATATCCTCAAGCATCAGTTTTTCATTGCGGACAATATTCCAGTTTATAAAAAGTGCCACATAAGATTCAGCAACGGATTTTGAATTTTCTTTCTTGCTGATCAGAAGCAGGCTGTCTCCCAAAGTGGAAATTGCCAGCCGCCCGATCCCTTTTTCCCCCTGAATGGTACGTCCGCAGGAAGTTACAGAGGACTTTTTATTGTAACCCTGGCTTTTATTGGCAGTTCCCACGACTAGCCATCGCCCCAAAACATCACTTTCCGACATGCCCATGCCGTCATCCCAGAGTACGGCGTGGTTATCAGCCGGATATACATCCAGCATCACCCGGCTTGCACAGGCATCATAGGCATTTTTAAAAAGTTCGCTGATGGCCGTAGGACAATTGGCAATCTGCTGTTCACCGAGAAGATCAATAACACGCGCCTGAATTCTAAACAGAGCCATCGGGATCAGCCTCCACATAATCTGAACAAGATTCGATTCTTTTCATAATTGCAGCAACAATTTCTTTGGCAAGGAGCGGCGGCACGGCGTTTCCGATATGCCGGACATTGACGTTAACAGAAGTATCCGAAAAATTGTAATTCGGAGGAAAGGTCTGTAACAGAGCTCCTTCGCGCGGGGTAATAGCTCGGTCTTCTTCCGGATGGCCGAACCGCCCGTTGGAAAGACTGTTAAACCGGGTTGTAAGTGTCGGAGAGGGTTTGTTCCAGTCCATTCTGCCATAAATATCAGTATAGCCGGAAAAATTTTTGTAGCAATCCAGCAAGAGTTCTTCGGGCCAGTCCGTGCGGCTACCTCCGGGCTTTTTTATAGCTCTGATCCGTTTTAAATTCAAATCTGAAAGACTGGCTGCCGAATGCAAAGAATCCTTCAGGCATTTTTCCCCTGCTTCAAGTCTGGCAAGCGGAACCCCGTTACGAAGGGCATCTCTGACTTTTTTGTAATTATCCAGACCGTATTTTACAACTGGCCAAGGGGGATTTTTTTCATGAAGGCTTGCAATAAGGAGAGTTCTGCGTCGTGTCTGCGGGACTCCGTACCATTTTGCATTGACAACCTCATGCCGGACAGAGTATCCGATATTCTCTAATCGAATCAGAGCATCAGTCCATATATTTCCGTATTTACGATCACGTATGCCCGGAACATTTTCTACGACAACAAACTCAGGCTGAAAAGCAGCTACAAATTCAATGAAAATAGCCAATGCGCCCTTTGAATTATCAGAACGTTTTTTTTCTGTCCCCAGATTTGTAAACGGTTGGCAAGGTGGACAACCGACAAAGATCAGGGGGTGCTTTTTGAATGGTTTTAACAAAATATTCAAATCATCAGGGCGAATATCTTCAAGACGTTTGGTAATAAATTTGACGGAAGCTCCGTCGTAATTTTTATTATTTTTCTCGTATGTATTTTTTGCCCGTTCGTCACAGTCAATACCGCATATCACATGAACCCCTGCGTCCAATGCGCCTCTGGTAAATCCGCCCGCACCGCAGAAAAAATCAACCATTACGGGTAAATTACTTTTGTTTTTATATGATTTTATTTTCGGATCTGACATCATCAACTCTTCAGTATAAAGCTATTGGGAATTTTCCCCCATCCGGTCTGCACAGCAAATTTTCAAAAACAGATATGCGGCTTCCGCATCAGTCCTCTTTCCGTCCCAGCAGTTCAAACATCTTCAGGCGGCCAAATTTTTCACTGATCTCCCGGATATCCAGCCTGCACAGGGCCGCACGGCAGACATTCTCGCTGATGATAATGCCGTTGGGATAGGGCTTGGTGTACTCCTGAAGGCGGAACACGGTGTTCACCGGATCGCCGATCACTGTATAATCCATCTTCATGTCAAAGCCGATGTTGCCGACCACCACCTCACCGGTGTGAATGCTGATCCCCATCACCACGGTCTCGTCAAACGTCTTCCTGCAGAAGTCGTTGATCTCCCCGACAGACGCTTTCATCTCCAGGGCCGCGTTCACTGCGTTCTCCGCATCAACGGTACTGGAAACCGGTGCGCCGAAAAGGGCCAGAAAGCCGTCTCCCAGATATTTGTCCACAATGCCGTGGTGTTTGAAGACGATGCCGCCCATGACGGAAAAGAAATTGTTCAGCAGAGACACTGTCTTCTGGGGGCCGATCTTCTTCACAAACTCCGAAGAGCTGCGGATATCAATGTTCAGCAGGGTCAGTGTTTTGAGTTCGTCAACCACCGCCTTCCCATCCTCAGTCCCGTGGATAATCTTATCCAGTATCTGTTTGGGCACGAATTTCTGAAACACGCCCCGGATTCCCCGCTCATGTTCAGCCATGGCAACAGTCTCCTTGTACAGCCGGGCATTCTCAATGGCGATACTGACCGAAGAGGCAATGGACTGAAGCAGATCCTCGTCGTTGGGGCTGAAATTCCCGCCGATTTTGTTCAGCACTTCGATGACGCCGATGACCCGTCCCTGGGAAATCATGGGGATGCAGAGGATAGAACGGGTTCTGAACCCGGTCAGCCTGTCGATTTCGGGATAAAAATGGGGCGACCTGGCCGCATCGTTCACAATAATGGATTCGCCCCTGGCGGCCACATAACCGGCCACCCCCTGGCCCAGCTTCAGGCGGAAGCTCTCCATCGTGCCCAGGTCCATGTTAAAGGATACGGCACTTTCCAGCTCATCCGTGTCGTCGATCAGGAACAGGGTGCCGGCCTCCGTATTGATGATGATCCGAATCATGTCCATGGTATAGTTGAGTACCTTGCTGATGTCGAAGGTGGACGAGGCCAGCGCCCGTCCGATCTGCTTGATGGAATCCAGTTCCTGATCCCGCTGAATCACGGCATCACTCAGCATATTCCGCTCCATCGCCAGAGAAATACCACTGGCGATCCACTCGATGAGATTCTGAATATGGTGAAACATGTCGGACTTTTCGGCAGAGAGGGCGAGTACCCCGCTGACCCCCCCGTCGATCTTCAGGGGTGCGAGAAGGCAGGACTGATTTCCGGGATGGACGAAAAAGGCCTTGTCCACCTCAGCGGTCAGGGTGTCTGTATTGTCAATGATGAGGGCGGTTCTCTGTTTCAGCACCTTATCGATCACAGACCCTTCATATTTATACATCCCCCCCTTGGCGATGGTGGCGGGGGCGTTTCCCAGAAGCTCTGCAATCACAATCCCGTCTTCAACCCGCTTGCGATCCCGGATCAGCACCAGCGCAAATTCAAAAGGCGCAAGGGCCTGAATCTCATTGAGGATGGCATGGATCAATTCGCTGCCTCTGAAGCTGGAGTTGATGACCGTGAAGATCTTCTCCACGGCCCTGAGATGCATCCGTCCCTGGTCATTTTCCCGGAGCAGACGGAGATTTTCGTAGGTAAAGGCCGCGTTGCTGAGCAGCGGGATCAGAACCTCGACATCTTCGTTCTCATACGCCCGCCC
This window encodes:
- a CDS encoding DNA cytosine methyltransferase, which codes for MMSDPKIKSYKNKSNLPVMVDFFCGAGGFTRGALDAGVHVICGIDCDERAKNTYEKNNKNYDGASVKFITKRLEDIRPDDLNILLKPFKKHPLIFVGCPPCQPFTNLGTEKKRSDNSKGALAIFIEFVAAFQPEFVVVENVPGIRDRKYGNIWTDALIRLENIGYSVRHEVVNAKWYGVPQTRRRTLLIASLHEKNPPWPVVKYGLDNYKKVRDALRNGVPLARLEAGEKCLKDSLHSAASLSDLNLKRIRAIKKPGGSRTDWPEELLLDCYKNFSGYTDIYGRMDWNKPSPTLTTRFNSLSNGRFGHPEEDRAITPREGALLQTFPPNYNFSDTSVNVNVRHIGNAVPPLLAKEIVAAIMKRIESCSDYVEADPDGSV
- a CDS encoding ATP-binding protein; its protein translation is MALFRIQARVIDLLGEQQIANCPTAISELFKNAYDACASRVMLDVYPADNHAVLWDDGMGMSESDVLGRWLVVGTANKSQGYNKKSSVTSCGRTIQGEKGIGRLAISTLGDSLLLISKKENSKSVAESYVALFINWNIVRNEKLMLEDIEVPVTIFSDFDEFDTDFINGLVDKFRAPLLKMRDDPVWKGKESRELFDLIMKQLDSFRADMPGIRRSGLHRRESGTLFYIQNIKEDIPDYVKRPARDQGDEEPNTELVQLLNNFQNSFDKPSEEIFPFKADVRRWDSDAKALMSVFEEWEAFTPDDLFSYDHHIDVRFDEWGQYNGILEVYDKKHLIRSTTPRPKRPLSSGPFHLRIWYFQGEKKATTLEPGKFKVIDDKLKCFGGIMIYRDSLRVLPYGRPEYDWLRFEERRSKSARRYHFSYRRMFGYITVSRERNSKLKDKAGREGLLNNPAYRQFRGGLIDFFSTIALRYFAQTEEFQEKKEKIKQKAALIEQGQKRAEERRKVLYKTISDHFEFFKNIQIKIEELIQIGIHELETLEHLDSPENALAHFNEQLVKLESKAKLKIPEDLPLGKDLELKRAVYDYDKALADFSKSCSEARKKYSKIIDERFSEARRIASYRNTLRKGFRSALKRVEKTRKDLLGQTNEHCLNLKNQSSDFAQNQIQHVKNTLFRETASKSLEEALDSVTESPLEILEAIEKSAAEAVTNIENSKYRMDNAIESIFGSSRDLLLAAQIEEIEKLREEVDKNLELVQLGLSVEIIDHELNRLYQGIKAGLQRLKQMVRRAPNARKTVEDIGVNFQHLEQKYQLMSPLYRGTYRRKDKIDGQRILNYVRTFLERPIASIGIRVIATESFLNFRMTEVPSVILPIFVNLADNAIYWLRDKENPEIVFDVKKNIVTVCDNGPGIHETQLDEIFKSFFSTKPGGRGLGLYVARANLTRYGHKIWATNNSEFRTLSGACFCIHFRDEVVMGETGI
- a CDS encoding GAF domain-containing protein; the encoded protein is MKFKWKWLENTPLHYKMNVIIALFFLFPTLGFLYFGFKYEILTDKYIPLFFLGFLFFSFLGMLMLRKMFDEISAISKEVSQRIGDRLPAGADELQGLIRSFSALESRFSGIFRELEKKKSDIAILKELSDLCYVTFDPEEIMYVTLERALALTRSEIGSVLIIDRHERKSFVVKACIGLGDHIRIGSRVPFDTSIAKYAVINKSPLVVRDIEKDSRFGRANRAHYGTKSFVCMPIKTSKEIIGVLTISRRDEGRAYENEDVEVLIPLLSNAAFTYENLRLLRENDQGRMHLRAVEKIFTVINSSFRGSELIHAILNEIQALAPFEFALVLIRDRKRVEDGIVIAELLGNAPATIAKGGMYKYEGSVIDKVLKQRTALIIDNTDTLTAEVDKAFFVHPGNQSCLLAPLKIDGGVSGVLALSAEKSDMFHHIQNLIEWIASGISLAMERNMLSDAVIQRDQELDSIKQIGRALASSTFDISKVLNYTMDMIRIIINTEAGTLFLIDDTDELESAVSFNMDLGTMESFRLKLGQGVAGYVAARGESIIVNDAARSPHFYPEIDRLTGFRTRSILCIPMISQGRVIGVIEVLNKIGGNFSPNDEDLLQSIASSVSIAIENARLYKETVAMAEHERGIRGVFQKFVPKQILDKIIHGTEDGKAVVDELKTLTLLNIDIRSSSEFVKKIGPQKTVSLLNNFFSVMGGIVFKHHGIVDKYLGDGFLALFGAPVSSTVDAENAVNAALEMKASVGEINDFCRKTFDETVVMGISIHTGEVVVGNIGFDMKMDYTVIGDPVNTVFRLQEYTKPYPNGIIISENVCRAALCRLDIREISEKFGRLKMFELLGRKED